A region from the Arcanobacterium buesumense genome encodes:
- the ppdK gene encoding pyruvate, phosphate dikinase — protein sequence MTKYVYNFTEGDKDQKDLLGGKGANLAEMTKLGLPVPPGFTITTDTCRYYLAQNNVPAELDGQVTEAIAGVEEIMGKKLGDPRDPLLMSVRSGAKFSMPGMMETVLNIGLNDQSVEGLATVGNERFAWDSYRRLIQMFGKTVMDIDGDLFADALHGLQDRKGYTGDLDMTTEDLKELVTIFKEIFKKETGQDFPQDPRQQLNLAVVAVFNSWNTDRARIYRRREHIPNDLGTAVNVQTMVFGNMGEGSGTGVCFTRDPSTGDSGVYGDYLENAQGEDVVAGIRNTLSLADLERLDKKSYDELVAIMKKLENHYRDLCDIEFTIQQGKLWMLQTRVGKRTAAAAFRIAKQLVEEGLITADEAVTRVTGEQLTSLLFPQFDKKAPKTLLTRGMAASPGAAVGEIVLNNEQAKTRVAAGASVILVRRETNPDDLEGMVAASGVLTARGGKTSHAAVVARGMGRCCVVGADELLVEEVAGTVSIKGTDKVFKAGDVISIDGTTGEVFDGSVAVTNSPVMTYIAQGLDEALKVAEDEDTKDLVRAVDLILTRADNARKLLVRANADTPEDAQRAREFGAQGIGLCRTEHMFLGDRRKLIETVILAKTDEAKQAAFDALLPLQKGDFLGIFEAMDGMPVTVRLIDPPLHEFLPDMTALSVELAVKAAKGEEITEEEQVLLAAVKANHEQNPMLGLRGVRLGLKLPGLIIMQVRAIAEAAAELKKAGKDPRPEIMVPLIGSSREMQIVRDMAEEVLAEVSAEHGIELDLPIGNMIELPRAAMSADTIARESDFFSFGTNDLTQTTWGFSRDDVESTFFNEYFDYGVFGISPFESIDVHGVGAVVEMGVARGRATKPGLKMGVCGEHGGDPASIHFFAEIGLNYVSCSPFRVPVARLEAGRAAISNESPRVAGGAANHTA from the coding sequence ATGACGAAGTATGTTTACAATTTCACCGAAGGCGATAAGGATCAGAAGGATCTCCTCGGAGGAAAAGGTGCAAACCTTGCAGAAATGACAAAACTAGGGTTGCCAGTGCCACCCGGCTTCACCATCACCACTGATACGTGCCGCTACTATTTGGCACAAAACAATGTTCCAGCAGAACTTGATGGGCAAGTAACCGAAGCTATCGCCGGCGTCGAAGAAATCATGGGGAAGAAACTGGGCGATCCACGTGACCCGCTGCTCATGTCAGTACGTTCCGGTGCAAAATTCTCCATGCCGGGCATGATGGAAACCGTGCTAAACATCGGCCTGAATGACCAATCAGTAGAAGGCCTAGCTACTGTTGGAAATGAACGTTTCGCATGGGACTCTTACCGTCGTTTGATTCAAATGTTTGGCAAGACGGTTATGGATATCGACGGTGATCTCTTCGCCGACGCACTCCATGGTCTCCAAGATCGAAAAGGATACACTGGCGATCTAGACATGACCACCGAGGATCTTAAAGAACTCGTTACCATCTTTAAGGAAATTTTCAAGAAAGAAACCGGCCAAGACTTCCCGCAAGATCCACGCCAGCAGCTCAATCTTGCCGTCGTCGCTGTTTTCAATTCTTGGAACACTGACCGAGCCCGCATTTATCGCCGTCGCGAACATATTCCAAATGATCTAGGCACCGCTGTTAATGTCCAAACTATGGTCTTCGGAAACATGGGCGAAGGCTCAGGTACCGGTGTCTGCTTTACTCGCGATCCTTCCACCGGTGATTCTGGAGTATATGGTGACTACCTAGAAAACGCCCAAGGTGAGGATGTTGTGGCCGGCATTCGCAACACTCTCTCGTTAGCTGATTTAGAGCGCCTCGATAAGAAGTCTTACGATGAGCTTGTTGCCATTATGAAGAAGCTCGAAAACCACTACCGCGACCTATGCGATATTGAATTTACCATTCAGCAAGGCAAGCTTTGGATGCTCCAGACCCGCGTTGGTAAACGAACTGCCGCTGCCGCATTCCGTATTGCCAAACAGCTTGTTGAAGAAGGGTTGATTACCGCTGATGAAGCAGTAACTCGAGTAACCGGTGAGCAACTAACGTCACTGCTCTTCCCACAGTTCGACAAGAAGGCACCAAAGACCCTTCTCACCCGTGGAATGGCAGCCTCTCCAGGTGCTGCAGTAGGCGAAATTGTCCTTAACAATGAACAGGCCAAGACGCGAGTAGCTGCTGGTGCATCAGTTATTCTCGTGCGTCGGGAAACCAACCCAGATGACCTCGAAGGGATGGTGGCAGCTTCTGGCGTACTAACTGCACGTGGCGGTAAGACATCGCACGCCGCCGTCGTTGCCCGTGGAATGGGCCGTTGCTGCGTGGTTGGCGCCGATGAACTTCTCGTTGAAGAAGTTGCAGGCACTGTGTCCATTAAGGGCACCGACAAGGTCTTCAAGGCTGGCGATGTAATTTCCATCGACGGCACCACCGGTGAAGTTTTTGACGGTTCTGTTGCCGTGACAAACTCGCCAGTTATGACTTATATTGCACAGGGACTTGATGAGGCACTCAAGGTTGCTGAAGACGAAGATACTAAGGACTTGGTCCGCGCAGTAGACCTTATCCTGACCCGCGCAGACAACGCTCGCAAGCTCCTCGTTCGTGCTAACGCTGACACTCCAGAAGACGCTCAGCGCGCTCGCGAATTTGGCGCTCAAGGTATCGGCCTGTGCCGTACCGAGCACATGTTCCTCGGCGATCGCCGTAAGCTCATTGAAACTGTCATTTTGGCGAAGACCGATGAAGCCAAGCAGGCCGCATTCGATGCGTTATTGCCACTACAAAAGGGTGACTTCTTAGGAATCTTCGAGGCAATGGACGGCATGCCGGTCACAGTTCGTCTCATCGATCCACCACTTCACGAGTTCCTCCCAGATATGACAGCATTGTCAGTCGAGCTTGCCGTCAAGGCAGCTAAGGGCGAAGAAATTACTGAAGAAGAACAAGTTCTGCTTGCCGCGGTGAAGGCTAACCATGAGCAAAACCCGATGCTTGGACTGCGTGGTGTGCGTCTTGGATTGAAGCTCCCAGGCTTGATCATTATGCAGGTTCGGGCAATTGCCGAAGCAGCTGCTGAATTGAAGAAGGCCGGCAAGGATCCACGTCCAGAAATTATGGTTCCGCTTATTGGTTCTTCGCGTGAAATGCAGATTGTTCGCGATATGGCTGAAGAAGTCTTGGCAGAGGTTTCCGCAGAGCATGGCATCGAGTTAGACTTGCCGATTGGTAACATGATTGAGTTGCCGCGTGCAGCTATGTCTGCCGATACAATTGCCCGTGAATCGGACTTCTTCTCCTTTGGAACTAACGATTTGACTCAGACGACGTGGGGTTTCTCGCGTGATGACGTCGAATCGACCTTCTTCAATGAGTACTTCGATTATGGTGTCTTTGGTATCTCGCCGTTCGAGTCCATTGATGTTCACGGCGTGGGTGCGGTTGTTGAGATGGGTGTTGCTCGCGGTCGGGCAACTAAGCCTGGTTTGAAGATGGGCGTATGTGGGGAACACGGTGGCGATCCGGCATCGATTCACTTCTTCGCAGAAATCGGCTTAAACTATGTTTCTTGCTCCCCATTCCGGGTACCAGTTGCTCGTCTTGAGGCCGGCCGGGCAGCGATTTCTAACGAATCGCCGCGGGTAGCTGGCGGAGCTGCGAACCATACTGCATAA
- a CDS encoding acyltransferase family protein: MEKVPHGRILGLDGLRAIAAFIVVVYHLIPGVADVGYIGVDMFFVISGFLISSLLMKEHEAQGSISIGRFWVRRIRRLVPAVLVATMGALALARLFGGDTLTQLRWQALGAVTGSYNWLQIVHSSSYFDQQSPLLLNNMWSLAVEQQFYIFWPPVLILLLLFAPTAVRSLVAIGLAIFSIAIHALTVGTDPTSAYVSTITHSFGLMMGAGLALNLPGLLAGKRRETTPLWGYASWMALIALLVLSFVLPDGWGMYPWGMVLFSILSVIIIRGILPDVPGFGTRSLQAILEYRPIVWLGHRSYGIYLWHWPLHVISFYHSPFGARPTAIVVLLVSIVFADISFRYIETPIRQLGFFAWLASWRGTKSHGLVWVIGLILLLILSVTALATERDVSSGESIIRDVQTQVIRDAEKQEQEQSESDTQADQEEEKPEPAVSLPEVVGDNITIIGDSVTVASQAALVEVLPGAIIDGAVSRSIADFAQIASQYEHNGQLRPYVVVALGTNAVITADDGAEIMRIVGENRRVVFVTASAPEYATWVPIANATMRDLAAQYPDKVVIADWQKIALEHPEKLAGDRIHPDNEGAKLFADAVFQALHSFHA, from the coding sequence GTGGAAAAAGTGCCGCACGGACGCATCTTAGGATTAGATGGTTTACGTGCTATTGCTGCTTTTATCGTTGTGGTTTACCACCTCATTCCGGGGGTAGCCGATGTTGGATATATCGGCGTCGATATGTTCTTCGTTATCTCTGGTTTTCTGATTTCGTCATTATTGATGAAGGAGCATGAAGCCCAGGGTTCTATTTCGATCGGTCGGTTTTGGGTTCGGCGTATTCGTCGCTTAGTGCCTGCAGTGCTTGTGGCCACTATGGGGGCTTTAGCGTTGGCGCGGCTCTTTGGTGGGGATACCCTTACCCAGCTGCGGTGGCAGGCGTTGGGTGCGGTTACCGGTTCATATAATTGGCTACAGATTGTTCATTCGTCATCTTATTTTGATCAGCAGTCGCCGCTGTTGCTTAATAACATGTGGTCGTTGGCCGTTGAGCAGCAGTTTTATATTTTTTGGCCGCCGGTTTTGATTCTACTTTTACTTTTTGCGCCGACGGCGGTGCGTAGCCTAGTGGCTATTGGCCTAGCTATTTTTTCGATAGCAATACATGCGTTGACTGTGGGCACTGATCCGACGAGTGCATACGTTTCTACCATCACTCATTCTTTTGGATTGATGATGGGGGCGGGGTTGGCATTGAACTTGCCAGGTCTGTTAGCTGGCAAGCGTCGGGAGACAACTCCGCTGTGGGGATATGCTTCGTGGATGGCGTTGATTGCGCTCCTAGTTTTGAGTTTTGTGCTTCCTGATGGTTGGGGTATGTATCCGTGGGGGATGGTGTTATTTTCGATTCTCTCCGTGATCATTATTCGAGGTATTTTGCCAGATGTTCCAGGGTTTGGCACTCGATCTTTGCAGGCGATTTTGGAATATCGGCCGATTGTGTGGCTGGGCCATCGTTCTTATGGCATCTATCTGTGGCACTGGCCGTTGCATGTGATCAGCTTTTATCATTCGCCTTTTGGGGCTCGGCCGACGGCGATCGTCGTCCTACTCGTAAGTATCGTTTTTGCTGATATTTCCTTCCGCTATATCGAAACTCCAATTCGTCAACTAGGTTTCTTTGCTTGGTTAGCTAGTTGGCGTGGCACTAAGTCGCACGGCCTGGTGTGGGTAATAGGTTTGATTCTTTTGCTGATTTTAAGCGTTACTGCGTTGGCTACTGAACGTGACGTGTCTTCTGGAGAGAGTATTATTCGTGATGTTCAGACCCAGGTGATTCGGGATGCAGAAAAGCAGGAGCAGGAACAGTCTGAAAGTGATACGCAGGCTGATCAGGAGGAAGAAAAGCCAGAACCGGCCGTATCTCTTCCGGAGGTAGTTGGCGATAACATCACAATTATTGGTGATTCGGTTACGGTGGCATCACAAGCGGCGTTGGTGGAGGTGTTGCCGGGTGCAATTATTGACGGTGCGGTTTCTCGTTCGATAGCTGATTTTGCGCAAATTGCCTCGCAATATGAGCACAATGGTCAGTTGCGCCCGTATGTTGTAGTTGCGCTGGGAACTAATGCAGTGATCACTGCTGATGACGGCGCTGAAATTATGCGTATTGTGGGGGAGAATAGGCGAGTTGTTTTTGTGACTGCTAGTGCGCCCGAATATGCAACATGGGTGCCTATTGCTAATGCCACGATGCGAGATCTGGCCGCTCAATATCCGGACAAAGTGGTGATTGCGGATTGGCAAAAAATTGCCTTAGAACATCCAGAAAAACTCGCTGGTGATCGCATTCACCCCGATAATGAGGGAGCAAAATTATTTGCGGATGCAGTTTTTCAGGCTTTACACAGTTTTCATGCGTAA
- a CDS encoding alpha/beta hydrolase, with protein sequence MTTWYPDFLGNDFSYTTINLEPDDQGPVVATLVRHLPADASQSAPTDSAQPHFALLAVHGWNDYFYQTEFAQAITDYGGRFYGLDLRRYGRSHREGQMWGYTSDLKNYDEEIQAAIDIITAQHGQDFPVILYGHSTGGLTTSLWAARNTTQLAGLILNSPWLEYQDSFFAHYLGRPAIDAIARISPTKIISTSDNGFYQRVLTGWKDEDGPMPVHQPGDPFFEGGWKPDARFRHFPSFPIRAGWLSAVLHGHAQVAKGLQMDLPVLVLTSARSEITNTWNASQRSVDGVLDVDLIRQRAAHLSNHTTLVKLNGAIHDVMFSRAEVRAEAYAQVCTWIAHYARL encoded by the coding sequence ATGACAACGTGGTACCCCGACTTTCTTGGAAACGATTTCTCTTACACAACGATTAACCTTGAACCTGATGACCAAGGTCCAGTTGTGGCTACACTTGTGCGCCACCTGCCAGCTGACGCCAGCCAGAGCGCACCTACTGATAGTGCACAGCCACATTTTGCACTACTTGCAGTTCATGGGTGGAACGATTACTTCTATCAAACTGAATTCGCTCAGGCAATTACTGATTATGGTGGCCGGTTTTATGGACTGGATTTACGTCGCTATGGTCGTTCCCATCGTGAAGGCCAGATGTGGGGTTACACCAGCGATTTGAAAAATTACGACGAAGAAATCCAAGCAGCCATCGATATTATCACGGCGCAGCACGGTCAAGATTTTCCTGTGATATTGTACGGTCACTCGACTGGCGGTTTAACAACATCCCTCTGGGCAGCCCGCAACACTACCCAGTTAGCTGGCCTTATTCTCAACTCTCCTTGGTTGGAATATCAAGATTCTTTCTTCGCTCACTATCTGGGACGTCCAGCTATCGATGCAATTGCTCGGATTTCACCAACGAAAATCATTTCTACGTCAGACAACGGGTTCTACCAACGCGTGCTTACTGGTTGGAAAGACGAAGATGGACCGATGCCAGTTCATCAGCCTGGTGATCCGTTCTTTGAAGGAGGCTGGAAACCTGATGCGCGATTCCGCCACTTCCCGTCATTTCCAATTCGCGCAGGGTGGCTTTCCGCAGTTCTTCACGGCCACGCTCAGGTAGCCAAAGGCTTGCAGATGGATCTACCAGTTTTGGTACTCACATCGGCGCGCTCAGAGATTACGAATACGTGGAACGCAAGCCAACGTAGCGTTGATGGTGTGCTAGATGTAGATCTTATTCGGCAACGTGCAGCGCACTTATCAAATCACACAACGTTAGTAAAACTTAACGGCGCCATCCACGACGTCATGTTCTCTCGCGCTGAAGTTCGCGCTGAAGCCTACGCACAAGTGTGCACATGGATTGCACATTACGCGCGTCTTTAG